The following DNA comes from Teredinibacter haidensis.
ATATCTCGGGTCATAAAGGGCGTAATACCAATTACAATTAATACCACCTTAGACGTTTCACCCAGGCCAAAAATAATAAATAGAATGGGCAGCATCGCCATCGGCGGCACCAGAGAAATGGCCGTAACCAGCGGTGAAAGTTTTGCGCGAACAAAAGGAATGGCACCCATCAAAACACCCAGTAGTAGGGCGAAACCGGCACTAATCGCAACGCCGGTGGCAAGGCGGCGCAAGCTGCTCGCGGTGTCTTTCCAGAGTAAATAATCCCCTGATCGCTTGTTGGGTTGAAATGCCATGCGATCAATGGCTTCGGCAAAACTACTAAACGCAGGCAGTAACTTGTCGTTGGGGTTTTCAGCCAGGCGTGCGTTGGAAGCACTGAGGTAAACCAGTAGCAGTAACACGAATGGAAGAAGCCCCAGAAGACGGCGAACCGGGCGCGATGGATGTCGATTGATAAGTTTTTTCATGCCGTTGGGGGCCTTTATACTATTCGCAGAAACAGTGGCTTTTTTTGGGGTTGGTTATCGCTTAAAGCGTTCCGTCTTGTGCCATTTTCATGTAGGCAGGCGCGAAACGAAGCTTCACATTTTCTGGGTCGCCATAAATACCCGTGGGCGTTTCGATACCGATAAAGCTTGCGTCGGTGGCGCCTTCTCCGAGTAGTCCGTGGGCATGTGAAAATTCGGCAACGTACTTCATGGTGGTTTTTAATTGTTCGCTGTTAACAAAGGCAACGGCATCAGCGGGTTGATAAAACATGTTTGTGGATGCGAGCTGTGCGTCATATCCGGCGAGGTCTGTACCTGAGGCGGTGCCCATGAAGGTGCGAGCAGCAGCGCCGTCTTCGGTTTTCGCGCTCATAGTCGCCATGATTTCATACCAGGCTCCGACCAGCGCTTTACCAAGTGCGGGGTTTTCTGCCAGTGTTTTGGTGTTGACTACCATAAGGTCGATAATTTCGCCGGGAATGTTGGATGAGTCGTAAACTTTATTGGCGTTGGGGGAGGCAGTGATTTCGCTAAGCAGTGGGTTCCACGTGACTACCGAAGTAACATCGTCGGTGGAGTAGGCGGCAACCATATCGGCATCGGAAATATTGACTACGCTTACATCTTTTTCAGAAAGATCTACCGACTCTAAACCGCGTGCAAGTAAATAGTGAGATACGCTGAGTTCAACTAGGTTAACGGTTTGGCCTTTTATATCTTCGAGGCTGGTTTTGTTTTTAAGTACCACACCGTCATTGCCGTTGGAAAAGTCGCCGACAATTAATGCCGTTGTATCGACTCCGCCCGCCGCAGGTATGGTTAGCGCATCCATATTTGTCATGGTACAGCCGTCGTATTCACCCGCTGTGTACTGGTTAATGGATTCGATATAGTCGTTAATTTGGGTGACTTCAATTTTGATGCCGTACTTGTCGGCCCATTTTTTTACGATGCCTTCTTGGGCGCCAAAATCCCAGGGCATCCATCCTACATAAATAGACCAGCAGACTTTAAATTTTGCGGCTTCAGCCGTTGCCGTGAGTGTAGAAGACGTTGTTTCGGGGCTAGCGGGTTTTTCAGAACAGGAAAAAAGAAAGGCGAGAGAAAAGCTAAGAAAAATACGGGTTACTGTTTTGATAGACATGATTAACCTCCTAGGGTCACACGAAAAAAGAGGACGCAATGATTCCACATTGCTAATAACCTCCCGGGCTTTTATCCCGCCGTGTAACCTTCGAAAGTCAAACGCCCCGTTCTATCTGATACCGGGCGCCCTTGCAGGGAAGGTCGATAGCTCTCGGACCAGTCATCACCTTGCGGGTGATCGGAACCCTAGCTGTCTATTGTTAATCGGGAACCTCAACAACGTAGTGTCATTGAATCCTCGTGTGCCAGAGGTACAGCA
Coding sequences within:
- a CDS encoding ABC transporter permease; its protein translation is MKKLINRHPSRPVRRLLGLLPFVLLLLVYLSASNARLAENPNDKLLPAFSSFAEAIDRMAFQPNKRSGDYLLWKDTASSLRRLATGVAISAGFALLLGVLMGAIPFVRAKLSPLVTAISLVPPMAMLPILFIIFGLGETSKVVLIVIGITPFMTRDMLQRVQEIPAEQVIKAQTLGANTWQIILRVILPQVMPRLISAVRLSLGSAWLFLIAAEAVAATDGLGYRIFLVRRYLSMDVILPYVVWITLLAFVIDYLLKSLSFYLYPWFHRQTSNGES
- a CDS encoding putative urea ABC transporter substrate-binding protein, producing MSIKTVTRIFLSFSLAFLFSCSEKPASPETTSSTLTATAEAAKFKVCWSIYVGWMPWDFGAQEGIVKKWADKYGIKIEVTQINDYIESINQYTAGEYDGCTMTNMDALTIPAAGGVDTTALIVGDFSNGNDGVVLKNKTSLEDIKGQTVNLVELSVSHYLLARGLESVDLSEKDVSVVNISDADMVAAYSTDDVTSVVTWNPLLSEITASPNANKVYDSSNIPGEIIDLMVVNTKTLAENPALGKALVGAWYEIMATMSAKTEDGAAARTFMGTASGTDLAGYDAQLASTNMFYQPADAVAFVNSEQLKTTMKYVAEFSHAHGLLGEGATDASFIGIETPTGIYGDPENVKLRFAPAYMKMAQDGTL